In Solirubrobacterales bacterium, the following are encoded in one genomic region:
- the aroA gene encoding 3-phosphoshikimate 1-carboxyvinyltransferase, giving the protein MTRFAPSGPLRGSIQPPPDKSISHRAALIGAMGEGVTAIEGYLDAGDTRATLAAIQRLGAQLEELGPSSAAGDRDLRVRGVGLRGPGERLAPDAGPVAIDVENAGTLLRILPGWLAGQRTGAWTLDGDESIRRRPVDRVAEPLRMMGAGVECRDRRLPPLRVEGSALHGLVYELPVASAQVKSCVLIAGLLAEGETAVVEPAVTRDHTERMLTAAGGQVEVRELRATAAQHSGPVRRIVVRPAERLSPERISVPGDFSSAAFVLVAAAVVPRSRVRLEQVGLNPTRVGLLGVLNRMGAAVEVEEDPAPGGPEPLGAIVARHGPLAGTRVHDDEVPLAIDELPLVALLGSFAEGRTVVSGAGELRHKESDRIVGVVEGLRGIGAEIEATDDGFTVLGTGGLRGGKLDARGDHRMAMLGAVAGLASRDGVDVVGAEAAGISYPRFESDLASLLEGSG; this is encoded by the coding sequence GTGACGCGCTTCGCCCCTTCAGGGCCGCTGCGCGGCTCGATCCAGCCTCCGCCCGACAAGTCGATCAGCCACCGGGCGGCGCTGATCGGGGCGATGGGGGAGGGGGTGACGGCGATCGAGGGCTACCTGGATGCTGGGGACACGCGGGCGACCCTCGCCGCCATCCAGAGACTTGGCGCGCAGCTCGAAGAGCTTGGTCCGTCGAGCGCGGCGGGGGACAGGGACCTGCGGGTGCGGGGGGTTGGGCTGCGCGGCCCGGGGGAGCGATTGGCTCCAGACGCCGGACCGGTCGCGATCGACGTCGAGAACGCCGGCACCTTGTTGCGCATCCTGCCCGGCTGGCTCGCGGGGCAGCGAACGGGCGCCTGGACCCTTGATGGAGACGAGTCGATCCGGCGCCGTCCGGTGGACAGAGTCGCCGAGCCCCTGCGGATGATGGGGGCCGGCGTGGAGTGCCGCGACCGGCGCCTACCGCCGCTCAGGGTCGAGGGATCGGCGCTTCACGGCCTCGTCTACGAGCTCCCGGTGGCGAGCGCCCAGGTGAAGTCGTGCGTGCTGATCGCGGGCCTGCTCGCCGAGGGCGAAACCGCCGTGGTCGAGCCTGCGGTCACTCGCGATCACACGGAGCGGATGCTGACCGCCGCCGGGGGGCAGGTCGAGGTCAGGGAGCTTCGGGCCACGGCGGCACAGCACAGCGGCCCGGTCCGGCGAATCGTCGTGCGTCCCGCGGAGCGTCTGTCGCCGGAGCGGATCTCGGTGCCCGGGGACTTCTCGTCCGCCGCCTTCGTCCTGGTTGCCGCGGCCGTAGTCCCTCGAAGCCGCGTCCGGCTCGAGCAGGTCGGCCTCAACCCGACCCGGGTCGGCCTGCTGGGCGTGCTCAACAGGATGGGGGCGGCGGTGGAGGTCGAAGAGGACCCGGCGCCCGGCGGCCCTGAGCCGCTGGGGGCGATAGTCGCCCGCCATGGCCCTCTCGCGGGAACTCGCGTCCATGACGACGAGGTGCCGCTGGCGATCGACGAGCTCCCGCTGGTGGCGCTCCTGGGCTCGTTTGCGGAGGGCAGGACAGTGGTCAGCGGGGCGGGGGAGCTGCGTCACAAGGAGTCCGACCGGATCGTGGGCGTGGTCGAGGGGCTCCGCGGGATCGGGGCCGAGATCGAGGCCACGGATGATGGATTCACGGTGCTCGGAACGGGCGGCCTTCGCGGGGGGAAGCTCGACGCTCGCGGCGACCACCGGATGGCGATGCTCGGCGCCGTCGCGGGGCTTGCCTCGCGTGACGGAGTCGACGTGGTCGGCGCGGAGGCCGCGGGCATCAGCTACCCGCGATTCGAGTCAGACCTGGCGTCGTTGCTCGAAGGGTCGGGCTAA
- a CDS encoding prephenate dehydrogenase/arogenate dehydrogenase family protein, giving the protein MRIAVLGVGLIGGSIGLAAKRRLGAEVCGFDPDPAARDRGLKRQTVDRMDDSVAGAVEGAEVVFCAAPVGALPDLISNALGASDEQVVVTDVGSTKGALVRAVAKPHQERFIGGHPLAGAETAGVENARADLFEGARWYLTPTERSSGVLYDRLQRAIADLGARPQAIDAETHDRLMATVSHLPHVIANVLVQQAAAASAEESERLPEVGPSFRDTTRVAGANPPIWGDIFATNRDAVAREVDAVSERLHEAAELIRSGDAERVGAWHGEAREHRRRLLEVDLAGGQLYELRLSVENRPGTVAELALALGRAGVNIEDMALYPAPDMRTGAVSLWVAGEGEAERAAEIVRGLGHNVSVSR; this is encoded by the coding sequence ATGAGAATTGCCGTCCTCGGCGTCGGGCTGATCGGCGGCTCGATCGGGCTGGCGGCGAAGCGGCGGCTGGGCGCCGAGGTATGCGGCTTCGATCCTGACCCGGCGGCCCGCGACCGCGGGCTGAAGCGCCAGACGGTCGACCGGATGGACGACTCGGTCGCTGGAGCGGTGGAGGGCGCCGAGGTGGTCTTCTGCGCGGCGCCCGTCGGGGCGCTTCCGGACCTGATCTCGAACGCGCTCGGGGCGAGCGACGAGCAGGTGGTGGTGACCGATGTCGGCTCCACCAAGGGAGCGCTGGTGCGAGCGGTCGCGAAGCCGCACCAGGAGCGCTTCATCGGCGGCCACCCCCTGGCAGGCGCGGAGACCGCCGGAGTGGAGAACGCGCGGGCCGACTTGTTCGAAGGGGCTCGCTGGTACCTGACGCCGACCGAGCGCTCGAGTGGGGTCCTGTACGACCGGCTCCAGCGCGCGATCGCTGACCTCGGCGCCCGTCCTCAGGCGATCGATGCCGAGACCCATGACAGGCTGATGGCGACGGTCAGCCATCTGCCGCACGTGATCGCCAACGTCCTCGTCCAGCAGGCGGCTGCGGCGTCGGCCGAGGAGTCCGAGCGCCTGCCCGAGGTTGGCCCGAGCTTTCGCGACACGACCCGCGTCGCGGGGGCGAACCCGCCGATCTGGGGCGACATCTTCGCCACCAACCGCGATGCGGTCGCGCGCGAGGTTGACGCTGTGTCCGAACGCCTGCACGAAGCCGCCGAGCTGATCCGATCGGGCGACGCGGAGCGGGTGGGTGCGTGGCACGGGGAGGCCCGGGAGCATCGCCGCCGCCTGCTCGAGGTCGACCTGGCCGGCGGCCAGCTCTACGAGTTGCGCCTCAGCGTCGAGAACCGGCCCGGGACCGTCGCCGAGCTTGCCCTGGCGCTCGGGCGCGCCGGGGTCAACATCGAGGACATGGCGCTCTATCCCGCGCCCGACATGCGCACCGGCGCGGTCTCGCTGTGGGTCGCCGGGGAGGGCGAGGCCGAGCGCGCGGCCGAGATCGTGCGCGGACTGGGCCACAACGTGTCCGTCTCGCGGTGA
- the aroF gene encoding 3-deoxy-7-phosphoheptulonate synthase, whose product MMIVMKEGATEDQIQAVVERVESVGCSSHVSKGELLTVVGAIGDRDRVAALGLEGAPGVDHLVPILKPYKLASAQFRKGERTVIDVDGRKVGGDHFALIAGPCTVESRDQTLEVARVVAEHGASMLRGGAYKPRTSPYSFQGLGAEGLRLLQEAKEETGLPIVTELMDVRDVADVAEVADVIQIGARSMQNYSLLSEAGRTGLPVLLKRGLAATLEELLMAAEYVLKEGNENVMLCERGIRTFETTYRFTLDLLAIPALRELTHLPVVVDPSHAAGRRDWVQPISLAAAAAGADGIIVEVHDQPDEAICDGPQAIATERFADYSNQLRVVAEVAGKELSTV is encoded by the coding sequence ATGATGATCGTGATGAAAGAAGGGGCGACCGAGGACCAGATCCAAGCGGTCGTCGAACGAGTGGAGTCGGTCGGCTGCTCCTCCCACGTCTCGAAGGGGGAGCTCCTGACCGTGGTTGGCGCGATCGGTGACCGCGACAGGGTGGCGGCGCTGGGGCTCGAGGGAGCCCCGGGCGTGGATCACCTCGTGCCGATCCTGAAGCCCTACAAGCTCGCCTCCGCCCAGTTCCGCAAGGGCGAGCGAACCGTGATCGACGTCGATGGGCGCAAGGTGGGTGGCGATCACTTCGCGCTGATCGCCGGCCCCTGCACCGTGGAGAGCCGCGACCAGACGCTCGAGGTGGCGCGGGTGGTGGCCGAGCACGGAGCGTCGATGTTGCGCGGGGGCGCCTACAAGCCGCGTACCTCGCCGTACTCCTTCCAGGGCCTCGGCGCCGAGGGCCTGCGCCTGCTCCAGGAGGCGAAGGAGGAGACGGGGCTGCCCATCGTCACCGAGCTGATGGACGTCCGCGACGTCGCCGACGTGGCCGAGGTCGCCGATGTGATCCAGATCGGGGCCCGCAGCATGCAGAATTACTCGCTGCTGTCGGAGGCCGGGCGCACCGGCCTTCCCGTGCTCCTGAAGCGCGGGCTCGCCGCGACCCTCGAGGAGCTCTTGATGGCGGCCGAGTACGTGCTCAAGGAGGGCAACGAGAACGTGATGCTCTGCGAGCGCGGCATCCGCACGTTCGAGACGACCTATCGGTTCACGCTCGACCTGCTGGCGATTCCCGCGCTGCGCGAGCTCACGCACCTGCCGGTTGTCGTCGATCCGAGCCACGCCGCCGGGCGGCGCGACTGGGTGCAGCCGATCTCGCTTGCGGCGGCGGCGGCGGGCGCCGACGGGATCATCGTCGAGGTCCACGACCAGCCCGACGAGGCGATCTGCGACGGTCCCCAGGCGATCGCCACCGAGCGCTTCGCCGACTACTCCAACCAGCTTCGCGTGGTCGCCGAGGTCGCCGGCAAGGAGCTCTCCACCGTCTGA
- the hisC gene encoding histidinol-phosphate transaminase translates to MAVTFAQKLARLPHYEAGMHEDAAREAFGSADVVKLASNESPWGPHPAVVEAVAKAASGLNRYPDQHARRLRRRIAERFDTDPARVAVGNGSCELLLAAAEALCEPGDEILFAWPAFSMYPHLAALSGAREIRVPLADGYVHDLDAMLAEITAATQLVCVCNPNNPTGTHIPAARIAEFCERVPDHVTVALDEAYIEFQANDDPDASVDLVAEFPNLIALRTFSKVYGLAGLRCGYALGSAKFRAAVDAVRQPFSVNELAQTAATEAILHGDDVAERVERTIVERIFVEEGLRELGLDPPDSSANFSWIPLADHDEAEVIQSLGEAGIVVRGGEGLGGPGHLRVTYGTREENQRFLDALAAAI, encoded by the coding sequence ATGGCTGTTACGTTTGCCCAGAAGCTCGCCCGTCTGCCCCACTACGAGGCTGGGATGCACGAGGACGCCGCGCGCGAGGCGTTCGGCTCCGCCGACGTCGTCAAGCTGGCCTCCAACGAGTCTCCGTGGGGGCCGCACCCGGCGGTGGTCGAGGCGGTCGCCAAGGCCGCGAGCGGCCTGAACCGCTACCCGGACCAGCACGCGCGCCGTCTGCGCCGTCGGATCGCGGAGCGCTTCGATACCGACCCCGCGCGGGTCGCGGTCGGCAATGGCTCCTGCGAGCTCCTCCTCGCCGCCGCCGAGGCACTGTGCGAGCCCGGCGACGAGATCCTCTTTGCCTGGCCCGCCTTCTCCATGTACCCGCATCTGGCGGCCCTGTCCGGGGCGCGAGAGATCCGTGTCCCGCTCGCCGACGGCTACGTCCACGATCTCGATGCGATGCTGGCTGAGATCACCGCCGCCACGCAGCTCGTGTGCGTCTGCAACCCGAACAACCCGACGGGGACCCACATCCCCGCGGCGCGGATCGCCGAGTTCTGCGAGCGGGTGCCGGATCACGTCACGGTGGCGCTCGACGAGGCGTACATCGAGTTCCAGGCCAATGACGACCCAGATGCCAGCGTCGACTTGGTGGCCGAGTTCCCCAACCTGATCGCCCTGCGGACCTTCAGCAAGGTGTACGGGCTCGCCGGCCTGCGCTGTGGCTACGCGCTCGGCTCCGCCAAGTTTCGCGCCGCCGTCGACGCGGTCCGTCAGCCGTTCAGCGTCAACGAGCTGGCCCAGACCGCCGCCACCGAGGCGATCCTCCACGGCGACGACGTAGCCGAGCGAGTGGAGCGAACGATCGTCGAGCGGATCTTCGTCGAGGAGGGGCTGCGCGAGCTCGGCCTCGATCCTCCGGACTCGTCGGCCAACTTCTCGTGGATCCCGCTGGCCGACCACGACGAGGCCGAGGTGATTCAGAGTCTCGGTGAAGCCGGGATCGTCGTTCGCGGCGGCGAGGGGCTCGGCGGCCCCGGCCATCTGCGCGTCACGTACGGGACCCGGGAGGAGAACCAGCGCTTCCTCGACGCCCTTGCGGCCGCGATCTGA
- the aroH gene encoding chorismate mutase — MSDEQRLWAVRGAVKAESNDVEAILAATETLMRELMARNELEPERMVSCLFTTTDDLNAEFPAVAARRVGLEAVPLLCTRELDVPGAMRSVIRVLVHYYGSADHAPAHTYLGEAQELRSDLTAAQ; from the coding sequence ATGAGCGATGAACAGCGTCTCTGGGCGGTCCGCGGCGCCGTCAAGGCCGAGAGCAACGACGTCGAGGCGATCCTCGCCGCCACCGAGACGTTGATGCGCGAGCTGATGGCGCGGAACGAGCTCGAGCCGGAGCGGATGGTGAGCTGTCTGTTCACGACCACCGATGACCTGAACGCCGAGTTCCCCGCGGTGGCCGCCCGCCGCGTCGGACTGGAAGCCGTGCCGCTTCTGTGTACCCGCGAGCTCGACGTGCCGGGCGCGATGCGCAGTGTGATCCGCGTCCTGGTGCACTACTACGGGTCCGCCGACCACGCTCCCGCGCACACCTACCTCGGCGAGGCGCAGGAGCTCCGTTCAGATCTAACGGCCGCTCAGTAA
- a CDS encoding pseudouridine synthase, translating to MRLAKYLAHCGVASRRRAEQLIAAGRVSVGGRAVTDPARDVDESSAVEADGRPVAPEPREVWIVNKPAGVVATAREPGRRRAVVELVDSPRRVYPVGRLDADSTGLILVTNDGELANRLTHPRFGVERTYRVTLRRAPSESQIRRLRRGVELEDGLTAPAQVRRVSPRVFELTIAEGRNRQVRRMVEAVGNEVVGLARIRFGSITLGRLPEGQSRRLRPPEVKRLWKDARADER from the coding sequence GTGCGCCTCGCCAAGTACCTGGCCCACTGCGGGGTTGCCTCGCGGCGCCGCGCCGAGCAGCTGATCGCCGCTGGGAGGGTGAGCGTGGGCGGGCGGGCGGTCACGGACCCAGCGCGCGACGTCGACGAGTCGAGCGCCGTCGAGGCCGACGGACGCCCGGTGGCACCTGAGCCGCGAGAGGTCTGGATCGTCAACAAGCCGGCGGGAGTCGTGGCGACGGCACGGGAGCCCGGCCGTCGCCGGGCCGTGGTGGAGCTCGTGGACTCGCCGCGCCGCGTCTATCCGGTGGGCAGGCTCGACGCCGACTCCACCGGCCTGATCCTCGTCACCAACGACGGGGAACTCGCCAACAGGCTCACCCACCCGCGGTTCGGCGTGGAGCGCACCTACAGGGTGACGTTGCGGCGGGCGCCCAGCGAGTCCCAGATTCGCCGCCTGCGGCGGGGTGTTGAGCTCGAGGACGGGCTCACGGCGCCGGCCCAGGTGCGACGTGTCTCGCCGCGGGTGTTCGAGTTGACGATTGCCGAGGGACGCAACCGTCAGGTGCGAAGGATGGTGGAAGCCGTCGGCAACGAGGTCGTCGGCCTGGCCCGCATCCGGTTCGGCTCCATCACTCTGGGCAGGCTCCCTGAGGGGCAGTCGCGCCGGCTCCGCCCTCCCGAGGTGAAGCGGCTCTGGAAAGATGCTCGCGCTGATGAGCGATGA
- the scpB gene encoding SMC-Scp complex subunit ScpB — protein sequence MTELERTIEALLFLSPEPVSVAELVESCDASEAAVDRALDALEGTLAEGSRGVVLRQVAGGYTLAADPVAEEAARRLLSKPRTPPLTQAQAETLAIVSYLQPVSRPEVARIRGVSSESAVATLTERGLIEESGRSRFGAVVYRTTPLFERLFGLSGLDQLPDPSSFDPSPEDERELRERLLKAGEQRAS from the coding sequence GTGACCGAGCTCGAGCGAACCATCGAGGCGCTCCTGTTCCTGTCCCCCGAGCCCGTTTCGGTCGCCGAGCTGGTCGAGTCCTGCGATGCGAGCGAGGCGGCGGTGGATAGGGCGCTCGACGCGCTGGAGGGAACGCTCGCCGAGGGCAGTCGCGGCGTTGTCCTGCGCCAGGTCGCCGGCGGCTACACGCTCGCCGCCGACCCGGTCGCGGAGGAGGCGGCCCGCCGGCTCCTGTCGAAGCCTCGAACGCCGCCGCTCACCCAGGCCCAGGCCGAGACGTTGGCGATCGTCTCCTACCTGCAGCCGGTCTCGCGCCCGGAGGTTGCCCGCATCCGCGGCGTCTCCTCCGAGTCGGCGGTGGCGACCCTCACCGAGCGGGGGTTGATCGAAGAGTCGGGCCGCTCCCGTTTCGGTGCCGTCGTCTACCGGACGACGCCGCTGTTCGAGCGGCTGTTCGGCCTCAGCGGGCTGGACCAGCTTCCCGACCCGTCCAGCTTCGACCCGTCGCCTGAGGACGAGCGCGAGCTGCGCGAGCGGCTGCTGAAGGCCGGCGAGCAGCGGGCGAGCTGA
- a CDS encoding ScpA family protein has product MRAAELDLDLDVFAGPFDLLMAVVLREEVSLAEISLGEIVVAYLEHLESAGELDLDAATEFLVLIASLLELKSRLLLPAAEEEMPELHPEQAADELLARMLEYRRYRDAAAHLGELFAAGRRYLYRSASLPPELRRASLHAATQVYEPVRLAEAIGDLLRTPPAPDTSHIRPTVSLERRLALLREMLARRRRFDFDEAFADEDRLTQAVTLFALLEMHKRGEATWTQKKLFGPIEVEVTE; this is encoded by the coding sequence GTGAGAGCCGCAGAGCTCGACCTGGACCTGGACGTCTTCGCCGGCCCGTTCGACCTCTTGATGGCGGTTGTCCTGCGCGAGGAGGTGAGCCTCGCCGAGATTTCGCTCGGCGAGATCGTTGTCGCCTACCTCGAGCACCTGGAGAGCGCCGGCGAGCTCGACCTCGACGCGGCCACCGAGTTCCTGGTCCTGATCGCCTCGCTCTTGGAGCTCAAGTCCCGGCTGCTCTTGCCGGCGGCGGAGGAGGAAATGCCGGAGCTGCATCCCGAGCAGGCGGCCGACGAGCTCCTGGCGCGCATGCTCGAGTACCGCCGCTACCGCGATGCGGCCGCCCATCTCGGCGAACTGTTCGCCGCCGGCCGTCGCTATCTGTACCGGTCCGCTTCGCTGCCGCCGGAGTTGCGCCGCGCTTCGCTCCACGCGGCCACCCAGGTTTACGAGCCTGTCCGGCTCGCCGAGGCGATTGGCGACCTGCTTCGGACGCCGCCCGCGCCGGACACGAGCCACATCCGTCCCACGGTCTCGCTGGAGCGACGGCTGGCGCTGCTTCGCGAGATGCTGGCCCGCCGGAGGCGTTTCGACTTCGACGAGGCGTTCGCCGACGAGGATCGGCTGACACAGGCCGTGACCCTGTTCGCGCTGCTGGAGATGCACAAACGTGGCGAGGCGACGTGGACGCAGAAGAAGCTCTTCGGCCCGATCGAAGTGGAGGTCACCGAGTGA
- a CDS encoding adenylate/guanylate cyclase domain-containing protein: MAAKTRYAKSGDVSIAYQVVGDGPRDLLLAPGFVSHAEVLLENPDLARAFDRFASFARLITFDKREQGLSDRMGRAPTIEEMVDDMNAVLDAAGSERAAVVGISEGGAMALMFAATHPERTTHLVIWGGYARVTQAPDYEYGFPSEYLDRWTDQLNREWGGPVALEMFAPSRAGDPETQRWWAHLLRSGTSPRSVRALMDLYKELDVRHVLPVISAPTLILHRKEDRVVPIEQGRYLAENIPGARWIEFPGADHLLFTQDGDEIAGEIEEFITGTRQARPPERVLATVLFTDIVDSTAHAARLGDQGWRELLDRHDNLARSHVSRYQGQLVKTTGDGILATFDGPARAIECGAGIVRGVQPLGIEVRAGLHSGECERRNGDVGGMAVHIGARVAARAEGGEVLVSGTVKDLVVGSGIEFDDRGSATLKGVPGEWRLYRVKPT, translated from the coding sequence ATGGCCGCGAAGACGAGATACGCGAAGAGCGGCGATGTGAGCATTGCCTACCAGGTCGTCGGGGACGGACCCCGCGATCTCCTCCTCGCCCCGGGCTTCGTGTCGCACGCAGAGGTCCTCTTGGAGAACCCGGACCTTGCCCGAGCTTTCGATCGCTTCGCGTCGTTCGCCCGCCTGATCACCTTCGACAAGCGCGAGCAGGGCCTCTCGGATCGAATGGGGCGGGCTCCAACGATCGAGGAGATGGTCGACGACATGAATGCCGTGCTGGATGCCGCCGGCTCCGAGCGCGCCGCCGTCGTGGGGATCTCCGAGGGCGGCGCGATGGCGCTGATGTTCGCCGCCACGCATCCGGAGCGAACCACGCACCTGGTGATCTGGGGCGGCTATGCGAGGGTGACTCAAGCGCCGGACTATGAGTACGGCTTCCCGTCCGAGTATCTCGACCGCTGGACGGACCAGCTGAACCGGGAGTGGGGCGGGCCAGTCGCCCTGGAGATGTTCGCGCCCAGCCGTGCCGGCGATCCCGAGACCCAGCGCTGGTGGGCGCATCTGCTTCGCAGCGGCACCAGCCCCCGGAGCGTCAGGGCCCTGATGGACCTCTACAAGGAGCTCGACGTTCGCCATGTCCTGCCGGTGATCAGCGCTCCAACCCTGATTCTTCACCGGAAGGAAGATCGGGTGGTTCCGATCGAGCAGGGCCGCTACCTGGCGGAGAACATTCCTGGCGCCAGGTGGATCGAGTTCCCCGGTGCCGACCACCTGCTGTTCACCCAGGACGGCGACGAGATAGCCGGGGAGATCGAGGAGTTCATCACTGGCACCCGACAGGCACGCCCGCCGGAGCGCGTCCTGGCCACCGTGCTGTTCACCGACATCGTCGACTCCACTGCCCACGCCGCGAGGCTGGGAGACCAGGGCTGGCGGGAGCTCCTGGACCGCCATGACAACCTGGCCCGGAGTCACGTGAGCCGTTATCAGGGGCAGCTGGTCAAGACGACCGGCGACGGCATCCTCGCCACCTTCGACGGGCCCGCTCGAGCGATCGAGTGCGGCGCCGGGATCGTGCGCGGGGTGCAGCCGCTCGGGATCGAGGTGCGCGCAGGCCTCCACAGCGGCGAATGCGAGCGCCGAAACGGCGACGTCGGCGGGATGGCGGTCCACATCGGCGCCCGCGTCGCCGCCCGCGCCGAGGGAGGCGAAGTCCTGGTCTCGGGCACGGTCAAGGACCTGGTGGTCGGGTCGGGGATCGAGTTCGACGACCGCGGGTCCGCGACTCTGAAGGGCGTTCCGGGCGAGTGGCGGCTCTACCGGGTCAAGCCGACCTAG
- the trpS gene encoding tryptophan--tRNA ligase yields the protein MAEKRIFSGIQPTGRKHLGNYLGAIRQYVEGQDRGVAIYCIVDLHAVTVPQDPAELRERLHDTAAILIAAGLEPERCILFRQSDVVEHTELCWLLGTVTAWGDLNRMHQFKEKAEQQRELVSAGLFFYPVLQAADVLAYRATEVPVGDDQRQHIELMRDIAERFNARYGEVLVVPEGRYPEVGARIMNLQDPETRMSTTYGAEQGTVYILDEADAVRKKVRSAVTDSGAEVRRGPEKAGIGNLIEVLSVVRGVTPEQVEAEFDGSGYGDFKSAVAESVVEYLAPIRERYAELRPDEAGLEATLAAGAEKARTIASETVADVREAMGIGAPSRLG from the coding sequence ATGGCGGAGAAGCGGATCTTCAGTGGCATCCAGCCCACCGGACGCAAGCACCTGGGCAACTACCTCGGGGCGATCCGCCAGTACGTCGAGGGGCAGGATCGCGGCGTGGCGATCTACTGCATCGTCGACCTGCACGCGGTCACCGTGCCGCAGGATCCCGCCGAGCTCCGCGAGCGCCTCCACGACACCGCCGCGATCCTGATCGCCGCCGGCCTGGAGCCGGAGCGCTGCATCCTGTTCCGCCAATCCGACGTCGTGGAGCACACCGAGCTCTGCTGGCTGCTGGGGACGGTGACCGCGTGGGGCGACCTCAACCGCATGCACCAGTTCAAGGAGAAGGCGGAGCAGCAGCGCGAGCTCGTCTCCGCAGGGCTGTTCTTCTATCCGGTCCTCCAGGCGGCGGACGTGCTGGCCTACCGGGCCACCGAGGTGCCGGTGGGCGACGACCAGCGCCAGCACATCGAGCTGATGCGGGACATCGCAGAGCGCTTCAACGCGCGATACGGCGAGGTCCTGGTGGTTCCGGAGGGCCGCTATCCGGAGGTCGGGGCGCGGATCATGAACCTCCAGGACCCGGAGACCAGGATGTCCACCACCTACGGCGCCGAGCAGGGAACCGTCTACATCCTCGACGAAGCCGACGCGGTGCGCAAGAAGGTTCGCAGCGCGGTCACCGACTCCGGCGCGGAGGTCCGGCGGGGACCCGAGAAGGCCGGGATCGGAAACCTGATCGAGGTCCTCTCCGTCGTTCGCGGCGTCACCCCCGAACAGGTGGAGGCTGAGTTCGACGGCTCCGGGTACGGCGACTTCAAGTCGGCGGTGGCCGAGTCGGTGGTCGAGTACCTGGCGCCGATCAGGGAGCGCTACGCGGAGCTGAGACCTGACGAGGCTGGGTTGGAGGCGACCCTCGCGGCCGGGGCGGAGAAAGCGCGTACGATCGCATCCGAGACGGTCGCCGACGTCCGGGAGGCGATGGGGATCGGCGCGCCGAGCCGTCTGGGTTGA